Proteins co-encoded in one Arachis hypogaea cultivar Tifrunner chromosome 11, arahy.Tifrunner.gnm2.J5K5, whole genome shotgun sequence genomic window:
- the LOC140176121 gene encoding uncharacterized protein, whose translation MSVREAMLRSLNGSKIILRFNEELQAVGDGSGLLSGIIGVLGSYYSKFPICEKSWAKVWAKTGFMMIEMFHFQDSSGRIKKTLLQQMGRSWKDTRGRLFDSYYKPTKVEKHPEGIPKVHWKWFIDYRNDPATKEKISEIEQLDESTRILSENDFLAQALGKEHPGRVRGMGHGPTPSQLFHLSSQPPVDRAQVEEAQWMLCELQAEVTTEKLKRKAMEDELAAEKTKRQAIESVLSYLVQQQCGELPPDIAARMNSLDGHGGK comes from the exons ATGAGTGTGAGGGAGGCTATGTTGCGGTCTCTTAATGGTAGCAAGATCATCCTGAGGTTCAATGAGGAACTGCAGGCAGTCGGAGATGGATCTGGCCTGTTGAGTGGCATTATAGGAGTGCTGGGTTCTTATTATAGCAAATTTCCTATCTGTGAAAAGAGTTGGGCAAAGGTGTGGGCAAAGACAGGGTTTATGATGATT GAAATGTTCCACTTCCAGGATAGCAGTGGTAGAATCAAGAAAACACTTTTGCAACAAATGGGGAGGTCCTGGAAAGACACAAGGGGGAGGCTGTTTGACTCGTATTACAAACCAACAAAGGTTGAGAAGCACCCCGAGGGAATTCCAAAAGTGCATTGGAAGTGGTTCATTGATTATCGTAATGATCCTGCAACAAAG GAAAAAATATCTGAGATTGAGCAGCTGGATGAATCTACAAGAATATTGTCAGAAAATGATTTCCTTGCCCAAGCTCTGGGTAAAGAGCACCCGGGTAGAGTGCGTGGGATGGGACATGGGCCGACACCAAGTCAACTCTTCCATCTGAGTTCGCAGCCGCCGGTAGATAGAGCTCAAGTAGAAGAGGCCCAATGGATGCTGTGTGAACTACAAGCGGAGGTGACGACCGAAAAATTGAAGAGGAAAGCAATGGAGGATGAATTAGCAGCAGAGAAAACGAAGAGGCAGGCAATAGAGAGTGTGCTGAGTTATCTGGTCCAACAGCAATGTGGGGAGCTGCCTCCAGACATCGCTGCACGGATGAATTCTTTGGACGGACATGGCGGAaaatag